The sequence CTCCTTCCACGTCCTCCAGAAGAAATCCCAGTAATACGcggtgctttttatttctttttcttctctccatctccagcaCCACGGGCCTAGTTCAAGTCCTCATTTTATCTGGGCAGCTGCCAGGCTTCTGCTCCCGGCTCCCTGCCTCTGGTCTTACCTATCTCCATCCTGCCTGTGCACAGCTGCTAAGGGGAGCACtccaaaacacaaaaggaaagagTCCTCTAAAGACCAGACTCCGACAGGCTTGTGAAGCTCTGCTCAAGCCGGACCCATCTAACTGGACCCTCCATCCTATTTCCCACTCAGCTGCTCTGTTTAATGCAAATGGAATTCATGCTAAACTACTTGGTGCTCCCCAAATAGGCAGTGGTGCCATTTGCCTCTGTGTCTTTGCACATTATGTGCCCTCTGTCCAAAACGCTTTCCTTTGCCTTGATCACCTGGTAACATTCcacccagtccttgaggctgagGCAGACCATATGGAGTGACTGACTCTACCTTTTCCTCTGCCTTCGTACCTTCCATCATAGAGGTTGGAAAGCAACCCACCCActtccccagcctcccttgcagctaggtatgGCTGCGCGAAAGACATTGCCCAGCACCagtcctttcctccttcctcctgtctTGAAACCAGATATGATGCCTGGTGCTGCAGCAGCCATCTTATGACTATGTGGCAGCAAGTACCACACCAAGCATGGTCACGTGGAAAGGTGAACAGTGCCCGTGTCCTGGATTACAGGATTCCGCTGCCAGGCAAACCCTGAGCAGCCAATGTCCAGAATTCTCGTCTTTAAGGCTGAGGGTACTGCAGGTCAAGCTTTCCATTATTTGCAGCCAGAAGCCCTCCTAAGGCTGGGCTTTACCTCAAGCTGCCCCTGCTCACTGAAGTCCCTTCCTGGATCCCTGCTCCTTTTACACCTTGCACAGACCCGGCCCAGCACTTGCCATACTCGCTGTATCATATTTCTCCTTGTGTCACGCCCCCACCATGCCAGATGGGCTTTCTGAGGAAAGGTACAGAGTCGTCTCACTCTCCATCTTtagttcccacccccacccctggcacacagcaggtactcagtGAGTGACTCTGTAGGATATAGACCTAGCTTCCAGCCTCAATTTTTAATACATTGAAATTAGTTTGATTATAAGCTGCCTCCATTCCTTATTTGAAAAAGGCAGGGAAAATAgagtttaaaagtaaataaataacttgatGCACATTACCGAAATATTGCACAGGAACAAAAAGGCTGCGATATTCCTTAAGACTCTCCCCTTGGTGTTGCTCTGCAAGAAACGGGGGTGGCCGGCTGGGCCAGGGGGCCAttccctgctcctctcctctTTGTCGTCACCTTCTCTCAGACACATATTTCCGTTGCCTGCAGGTGGCATCTCACTGCCCTGAGGGGCCACGTCCCCGGTCACAGCTCCGCTCTTGAGGCAGCAAGAAGCGAGGGATGTGGCAGACCCATTGCAGACCATGACCACCCTCACGGTTCTGATGTCCTCGGACACCTCCGGCTGTCGGTGAGTGGACTCGATGATGAAGAGGTTCTGGATGGATTTCTCGGCGATCACCAGGATGGAGTAGGGCAGGTTGTACCAGGTGTACGAGGGGCGGGCCTCGGCACAGAGGATGGCCAGGATGGAGCCCCAGGAGAGGAGCCAGGAGCCGGAGGCAGTGCCCACCAAAAGGTCCGTGTCCAGCTTGCGGGCCGGGTTTTTGGATTCGTCTAGCGATTGCTCATCGAGCCTATAAATCAGGATTCCAACCAGCCCTCCAGCCCCCATGAGGATGAGCACGGCGGTGGCGTACAGGTAGAACATGATGAGGGCCGACTCACTCTTGGACTTGGAGCGTCCGATCTGAATCAGATACACCACCACGACCCCAATCGTGGCGGCCAGCACGGCCAGGCCCAGGGCCGAGCCCACTGCGACCCCATGAAACTTGAACTGTATCTTCTGGTGCGGATGACTGTCCATTTTGCGTCCGATGTTTTTCCACAGGACATAGAGCATCGTGGAAGCCAGGATCTGGTACTCGATGTTGAAAGGGTAGAGATAGTAGATCCCGTGCGAAATGGCAGAGCAGAGCGTCGGGGGTGTGCAGTTACACGGCGGTGTGTGGTCATCTAGCTCTAGGGGAGAGAGGCAGATCCCACAGGAGGGCCGTTAGTGTGTTCACTGGGAGACAGAAAGGCACACGGAAGTGTTTTCACTGTGGAGTCACACTTGGGGCTCCTCATTGAATTAAAAGCTTCATTTCATGGCTTCTTTGCATGTCTAATATCGTAGTTAAACTGATCGCCATGAATATCACCCCAAAAGTATTAATTCCACAAATCATATTTTAtccatacattggaatattatacagccattaCAAATGATATGGCAGAAATTAGCAACATATAAAGATTTTCACAAGATGTCGCTGAACAAAAGCAGCTTGCCAAAGAGGCTAGAGTGTGACACCTTTTTTGTAAAGTATAGATATATagctgagagggagagagagagagagagagaaacagaaaaatctggaaagatataaacaaaaatgttaacaatg comes from Rhinolophus ferrumequinum isolate MPI-CBG mRhiFer1 chromosome 5, mRhiFer1_v1.p, whole genome shotgun sequence and encodes:
- the OTOP1 gene encoding proton channel OTOP1, with the translated sequence MMPEGQRAPVSPRAALSALDTGSSEPTACPPTPGSPEPPAPWRGSVRASVPQKLAEALSSQYGLNVFVAGLLLLLAWAVHASGVGKSDLLCFLTALMLLQLLWMLWYVGRSAAHRRLIRLKDTHAGARWLRGSITLFAVITIILGCLKIGYFIGFSECLSAAEGVFPVTHAVHTLLQVYFLWGHAKDIIQSFKTLERFGVIHSVFTNLLLWANSVLNESKHQLNEHKERLITLGFGNITIELDDHTPPCNCTPPTLCSAISHGIYYLYPFNIEYQILASTMLYVLWKNIGRKMDSHPHQKIQFKFHGVAVGSALGLAVLAATIGVVVVYLIQIGRSKSKSESALIMFYLYATAVLILMGAGGLVGILIYRLDEQSLDESKNPARKLDTDLLVGTASGSWLLSWGSILAILCAEARPSYTWYNLPYSILVIAEKSIQNLFIIESTHRQPEVSEDIRTVRVVMVCNGSATSLASCCLKSGAVTGDVAPQGSEMPPAGNGNMCLREGDDKEERSREWPPGPAGHPRFLQSNTKGRVLRNIAAFLFLCNISLWIPPAFGCRPEYDNGLEEIVFGFEPWIIVVNLAMPFSIFYRMHAAASLFEVYCKI